One Streptomyces sp. L2 genomic window carries:
- the ligD gene encoding non-homologous end-joining DNA ligase, with protein sequence MSAGPEDEARTIRAGRRTVTVRRPGKVLFPGAGAGAGEGDGDRGGASDGDAKEYTKGDLAAYYRSIAPYLLPHVRGRPLMLERCPDGVGGPRFMQKNTPEHYPDWITRAEVAKEGGTVTHLVCDDTATLVYLADQACVTLHRWLSRTDRAAGPGHPDRLVFDLDPEGDDFAAVRSAAARMRELLDDLGLPCAPMTTGSRGLHLVVPLDGRADFDEVRRFARETAELAAERHPGELTTAARKDARGGRLYLDVQRNAYAQTAVAPYSVRARPGAPVAVPLAWDQLDAPGLDARRWTIADALDQARTEPWAVLPGRGRALGPARRRLAGLRG encoded by the coding sequence GTGAGCGCGGGCCCGGAAGACGAGGCGCGGACGATACGGGCGGGCCGCCGCACGGTCACTGTGCGGCGGCCCGGCAAGGTGCTCTTCCCGGGAGCGGGCGCGGGCGCCGGCGAGGGTGACGGCGACCGCGGCGGCGCGAGCGACGGCGACGCGAAGGAGTACACCAAGGGCGACCTCGCCGCCTACTACCGGAGCATCGCCCCCTACCTGCTGCCCCACGTACGGGGCCGCCCGCTGATGCTGGAGCGCTGCCCGGACGGCGTCGGCGGGCCCCGCTTCATGCAGAAGAACACGCCCGAGCACTATCCCGACTGGATCACCCGGGCCGAGGTCGCCAAGGAGGGCGGCACGGTCACGCACCTCGTCTGCGACGACACCGCGACCCTGGTGTACCTCGCCGACCAGGCCTGCGTCACGCTGCACCGCTGGCTCTCGCGCACCGACCGGGCCGCCGGCCCCGGCCACCCCGACCGGCTGGTCTTCGACCTCGATCCGGAAGGCGACGACTTCGCCGCCGTCCGGTCGGCCGCCGCCCGGATGCGCGAACTGCTCGACGACCTCGGCCTGCCCTGCGCGCCCATGACCACCGGCTCGCGCGGACTCCACCTCGTGGTGCCCCTCGACGGCCGCGCGGACTTCGACGAGGTACGGCGGTTCGCCCGCGAGACCGCCGAGCTGGCGGCCGAACGGCACCCCGGGGAACTCACCACCGCCGCCCGCAAGGACGCGCGCGGCGGCCGGCTCTACCTCGACGTGCAGCGCAACGCCTACGCGCAGACCGCCGTCGCCCCCTACTCCGTCCGGGCCCGCCCCGGCGCCCCCGTCGCCGTCCCGCTGGCCTGGGACCAGCTCGACGCGCCCGGCCTCGACGCCCGCCGCTGGACCATCGCGGACGCCCTCGACCAGGCCCGAACCGAGCCGTGGGCCGTGCTGCCCGGCCGGGGCCGCGCCCTCGGACCCGCCCGGCGCCGGCTCGCCGGACTGCGTGGCTGA
- a CDS encoding transketolase: MNTAELAELGQQLRVDSVRAAAAAGSGHPTSSMSAADLVAVLFAHHVRYDFERPEHPANDRFVLSKGHASPLLYALYKAAGAIEDGELVTFRKLGSRLEGHPTPRRLPWVETATGSLGQGLPVGVGIALSGKRLERTGYRVWVLCGDSELAEGSIWEAAEHASYEHLDNLTAIVDVNRLGQRGPTRHGHDLDAYARRFQAFGWHTIEIDGHDVDAVDRAYGEALSTTGQPTVILARTLKGKGVAAVEDREGLHGKPLPEADEAIAELGGQRDLHVRVGEPQAAAAVRSVTTEPLRLPGYDTGDEVATRDAFGAALAALGSARGDVVALDGEVGDSTRTEEFGKAHPDRFFECYIAEQQLVAAAVGMAARGWVPYASTFAAFLTRAHDFVRMASVSGSGINLVGSHAGCAIGQDGPSQMGLEDLAMFRSVYGSTVLYPCDANQTARLVAAMAGLEGVRYLRTSRGKTPVIYGPDEGFEIGGSKVLRSGEQDRLTVVAAGVTVPEALAAADRLAEEGIQVRVVDLYSVKPVDVDTLRRAAEETGCLLTVEDHHEEGGLGDAVLEAFTDGRPVPRLVRLAVRTMPGSAAPDEQLHAAGIDSIAVAAAARLLVEEAVVR, translated from the coding sequence ATGAACACTGCCGAACTCGCCGAACTCGGGCAGCAGTTGCGCGTGGACAGCGTGCGGGCCGCCGCCGCGGCGGGGTCCGGGCACCCGACGTCCTCGATGTCCGCCGCCGACCTGGTGGCGGTCCTCTTCGCCCACCACGTGCGCTACGACTTCGAGCGCCCCGAACACCCCGCCAACGACCGCTTCGTCCTCTCCAAGGGCCATGCCTCACCCCTGCTCTACGCCCTCTACAAGGCGGCCGGCGCCATCGAGGACGGCGAGCTGGTCACCTTCCGCAAACTGGGCAGCCGTCTCGAAGGGCACCCCACGCCCCGCCGGCTGCCCTGGGTGGAGACGGCCACCGGCTCCCTCGGCCAGGGCCTGCCCGTCGGCGTCGGCATCGCCCTGTCCGGCAAGCGGCTGGAGCGCACCGGCTACCGCGTCTGGGTGCTGTGCGGCGACAGCGAGCTGGCCGAGGGCTCGATCTGGGAGGCCGCCGAGCACGCGTCGTACGAGCATCTCGACAACCTCACCGCGATCGTGGACGTCAACCGGCTCGGCCAGCGCGGCCCCACCCGGCACGGACACGACCTGGACGCCTACGCCCGCCGCTTCCAGGCGTTCGGCTGGCACACGATCGAGATCGACGGCCACGACGTGGACGCCGTCGACCGCGCCTACGGCGAGGCCCTGTCGACCACCGGGCAGCCCACCGTGATCCTGGCCCGCACCCTCAAGGGCAAGGGCGTCGCCGCCGTGGAGGACCGCGAGGGTCTGCACGGCAAGCCGCTGCCCGAGGCCGACGAGGCGATCGCCGAGCTGGGCGGGCAGCGCGACCTGCACGTCCGCGTGGGCGAGCCGCAGGCCGCCGCCGCGGTCCGCTCGGTCACCACCGAGCCGCTGCGGCTGCCCGGCTACGACACCGGCGACGAGGTCGCCACCCGGGACGCCTTCGGCGCGGCCCTCGCCGCACTCGGCAGCGCCCGCGGCGACGTCGTCGCCCTGGACGGCGAGGTCGGCGACTCCACCCGCACCGAGGAGTTCGGCAAGGCGCACCCCGACCGGTTCTTCGAGTGCTACATCGCCGAACAGCAGCTCGTCGCGGCGGCCGTCGGCATGGCGGCCCGCGGCTGGGTGCCGTACGCCTCCACGTTCGCCGCCTTCCTCACCCGCGCCCACGACTTCGTGCGGATGGCCTCCGTCAGCGGTTCCGGGATCAATCTGGTCGGCTCGCACGCGGGCTGCGCCATCGGCCAGGACGGGCCCTCGCAGATGGGACTGGAGGACCTGGCGATGTTCCGGTCCGTGTACGGCTCGACGGTGCTCTACCCGTGCGACGCCAACCAGACCGCCCGCCTGGTCGCGGCGATGGCCGGGCTGGAGGGCGTCCGCTACCTGCGCACCTCGCGCGGCAAGACCCCGGTGATCTACGGCCCGGACGAGGGGTTCGAGATCGGCGGCAGCAAGGTGCTCCGCTCCGGCGAGCAGGACCGGCTGACGGTCGTCGCGGCCGGGGTCACCGTGCCCGAGGCGCTGGCCGCCGCCGACCGGCTCGCCGAGGAGGGCATCCAGGTCAGGGTCGTCGACCTGTACTCGGTCAAGCCCGTCGACGTCGACACGCTGCGCCGGGCCGCCGAGGAGACCGGCTGCCTGCTGACCGTCGAGGACCACCACGAGGAGGGCGGCCTGGGCGACGCCGTACTGGAGGCGTTCACCGACGGACGGCCCGTGCCCCGTCTGGTGCGGCTCGCCGTACGGACCATGCCGGGCTCGGCCGCGCCCGACGAGCAGCTGCACGCGGCCGGCATCGACTCCATCGCCGTCGCGGCGGCGGCCCGGCTGCTGGTGGAGGAGGCGGTCGTGCGGTGA
- a CDS encoding FAD-dependent oxidoreductase, producing MSRPSIVIVGAGFAGYRAARTLARLTRNRADITLLNPTDYFLYLPLLPQVSAGILDARRVTVSLPGTLRGVRLALGEADHVDLDERTVHYADPEGGVRTLSYDRLVLAVGSVNKLLPIPGVAEHAHGFRGLPEALYLRDHVTRQVELAATADDPETRAARCTFVVVGAGYTGTEVAAHMQMLTDRLARRHGLRVRPRWILLDVARRVLPELDERLSRTADRVLRTRGVDVRMETSVKEATHDGVLLTDGEFVESRTLVWCVGVRPDPLVEAVGQPLERGRLIVDPHLQVPGRTEVFACGDAAAVPDLERPGGFTPMTAQHAWRQGRVAGENVAASLGLGRRRRPYRHRDLGFVVDLGGVRAAANPLGIHLAGPPAGAVTRGYHLAAMPGNRVRVAADWLLDAVLPRQGVQLGLVRSWAVPLDTASPELPRVPSGATTGGPGDEPAKNEPGGEPAKNQPGGEPAKNQPGGEPARNQPGAEPAKKRPGGEPAKNQPADHAESDHPAPDHPAPGPVKRDDLPGRAAEGDS from the coding sequence GTGAGCCGACCCAGCATCGTGATCGTCGGCGCCGGGTTCGCCGGGTACCGGGCGGCCCGTACCCTGGCCCGCCTGACCCGGAACCGGGCCGACATCACCCTGCTCAACCCGACCGACTACTTCCTGTACCTGCCCCTGCTGCCGCAGGTGTCCGCCGGGATCCTGGACGCCCGCCGGGTCACCGTCTCGCTGCCCGGCACCCTGCGCGGGGTGCGGCTCGCGCTCGGCGAGGCGGACCACGTCGACCTCGACGAGCGCACCGTCCACTACGCGGACCCCGAGGGCGGTGTGCGCACGCTGTCCTACGACCGGCTCGTGCTGGCCGTGGGCAGCGTCAACAAGCTGTTGCCGATCCCGGGCGTGGCCGAGCACGCGCACGGCTTCCGCGGGCTGCCCGAGGCGCTGTACCTGCGCGACCACGTGACCCGGCAGGTGGAGCTGGCCGCCACGGCCGACGATCCGGAAACCCGCGCCGCCCGCTGCACCTTCGTCGTGGTCGGCGCCGGCTACACGGGCACCGAGGTGGCCGCGCACATGCAGATGCTCACCGACCGCCTCGCGCGCCGGCACGGGCTGCGCGTCCGGCCGCGCTGGATCCTGCTGGACGTGGCGCGACGGGTGCTGCCGGAGCTGGACGAGCGGCTGTCCCGCACGGCCGACCGGGTGCTGCGCACGCGGGGAGTCGACGTGCGCATGGAGACCTCCGTGAAGGAGGCCACCCACGACGGGGTGCTGCTCACGGACGGTGAGTTCGTCGAGTCCCGGACCCTGGTGTGGTGCGTGGGCGTGCGGCCGGATCCGCTGGTGGAGGCCGTCGGGCAGCCGCTGGAGCGGGGCCGGCTGATCGTCGACCCGCATCTGCAGGTGCCGGGCCGGACCGAGGTGTTCGCCTGCGGGGACGCGGCCGCCGTGCCCGACCTGGAGCGTCCCGGCGGGTTCACGCCGATGACCGCCCAGCACGCCTGGCGGCAGGGCCGGGTGGCCGGCGAGAACGTGGCCGCCTCGCTCGGACTCGGCCGGCGCCGCCGCCCCTACCGCCACCGCGACCTGGGGTTCGTCGTCGACCTCGGCGGGGTCCGGGCCGCCGCCAACCCGCTCGGCATCCACCTCGCCGGGCCACCGGCCGGGGCGGTCACCCGCGGCTACCACCTGGCAGCCATGCCCGGCAACCGCGTACGCGTCGCGGCCGACTGGCTGCTGGACGCCGTACTCCCGCGCCAGGGCGTCCAACTGGGCCTCGTACGGTCCTGGGCCGTCCCCCTGGACACCGCCTCCCCGGAACTGCCCCGGGTCCCCTCCGGCGCGACGACGGGCGGACCGGGTGACGAGCCCGCGAAGAACGAGCCGGGCGGGGAGCCCGCGAAGAACCAGCCGGGCGGCGAACCCGCGAAGAACCAGCCGGGCGGTGAGCCCGCCAGGAACCAGCCCGGCGCCGAGCCCGCGAAGAAGCGGCCCGGCGGCGAACCCGCGAAGAACCAGCCCGCCGATCACGCCGAATCCGATCACCCCGCCCCCGACCATCCCGCTCCCGGGCCCGTCAAGCGTGACGACCTGCCGGGGCGGGCCGCCGAAGGAGACTCATGA
- a CDS encoding LLM class F420-dependent oxidoreductase, whose translation MPEYGYFLSCEQFGPAELVEQARMAEQAGFQALWISDHYHPWNDAQGESAFVWSVIGALSEAVSLPVETAVTCPTVRMHPAMVAQAAATSAVMTEGRFRLGVGTGEALNEHILGDRWPPLNVRLEMLEESIQVMRRLFTGEEVTHHGTHYTVENARLYTVPDEPVPIDISGFGPKATSLAARVGDGYITMMPDEDMVTQYRKGGGGSKLVSGGTKVCYGHDREACVRKVHRLWYNELLPGEMGQVLPTPSHFEQLSELVTEEMVRENSVCGDDVDEHVAALKEFADAGFDRVYVNQIGEDQRGFFDFYRTKVLPQLGG comes from the coding sequence ATGCCCGAGTACGGCTACTTCCTGTCGTGCGAGCAATTCGGCCCCGCCGAACTCGTCGAGCAGGCCCGCATGGCCGAACAGGCCGGCTTCCAGGCGCTGTGGATCTCCGACCACTACCACCCGTGGAACGACGCGCAGGGGGAGAGCGCGTTCGTGTGGTCGGTGATCGGCGCGCTGTCGGAGGCGGTGTCGCTGCCCGTCGAGACGGCGGTGACCTGCCCGACCGTGCGCATGCATCCGGCGATGGTGGCGCAGGCGGCGGCGACCAGCGCGGTGATGACCGAGGGCCGCTTCCGGCTGGGCGTCGGCACCGGCGAGGCGCTGAACGAGCACATCCTCGGCGACCGGTGGCCGCCGCTCAACGTCCGCCTGGAGATGCTGGAGGAGTCCATCCAGGTGATGCGCCGGCTGTTCACCGGCGAGGAGGTCACCCACCACGGCACGCACTACACGGTGGAGAACGCCCGCCTCTACACGGTGCCGGACGAACCCGTGCCGATCGACATCTCCGGCTTCGGCCCGAAGGCGACGTCGCTGGCCGCGCGTGTGGGCGACGGCTACATCACGATGATGCCCGACGAGGACATGGTGACCCAGTACCGCAAGGGCGGCGGCGGCTCGAAGCTGGTCAGCGGCGGCACGAAGGTCTGCTACGGCCACGACCGCGAGGCGTGCGTCCGAAAGGTGCACCGGCTCTGGTACAACGAGCTGCTGCCCGGCGAGATGGGGCAGGTGCTGCCGACCCCGAGCCACTTCGAGCAACTGTCCGAGCTGGTGACCGAGGAGATGGTGCGGGAGAACTCGGTGTGCGGGGACGACGTCGACGAGCATGTGGCCGCGCTGAAGGAGTTCGCCGATGCCGGGTTCGACCGGGTGTACGTGAACCAGATCGGTGAGGATCAGCGGGGGTTCTTCGACTTCTACCGCACGAAGGTGCTGCCGCAGCTGGGCGGGTGA